From the genome of Gemmatimonadaceae bacterium:
CCCCCGGCAGCGGCACGTTCTCGGCCGCCGCCGAGCTTGGACCGCGGTCCTATACGACGCGTCCGGATTCGCTGTCGCTCGGCAAGTTTCAGGAATATCGCGATCTCAAGGGAAACGACAGGTCGTCGGTGCTTCTCGAGCAGCTGTTTGTGAAATACTCGCCGGCGGACAGCTTCGCCGTCTACTCGCTCAGCGCACGCAAGCTGTTCGACCGCGATCAGAGTGCGTGGTTGCTGGCGAAGAAGCCCGGCGACTACGACTTCCAGTTGCGGTGGGATCGGATCCCGCACACGTATTCGACCACGGCCCGGTCCCCCGGGAATGAGCTCGGCACGCCCGGCTTCAACACATTGCCGGCGGTCCGGCCGGACTCCAACGCCTGGCGCAACGCGCCGTACATCGGACCGATCCGCAATCAGGTGGATCCAATCAAGGCCTCGCTCGCGCTGACGCCAAACAAGTACCTCGATTTCAAGGCGGACTTCACGCACATCTCGAAGAACGGCGGCCTGCCGCGGTCGATCTCGTTCTCCGGATCGAGCGGTCCGCAGCGCGAGTACGTCTCACCGATCGACCAGCAGATCAACGACGCCCGCATCTCGCAGGCCTTCACGTCCGGCGACCGTTCGCCCGACGGTCCGCTGTCCTTCATCAAGAGCTATCAGGTCAACGCGTCCTACGCCTACTCGCGATTCGACAACGCGATTCGCTCGACGATGGTCGACAACCCGCAGATCAGCGTGAATTCGTTCGCCAACGGCACGGCAACGGCGCGCGTGTCGCTCGAACCGAGCAACTTCGCGCAGACGGCCAGCGCCAATGGGTCGATGTTGCTGCCCCTCCGGACATACGTCATGGGCGCCGTCACCACTTCGTGGGCGCGGCAGAACGACCGCTTCTTCCCGCAGACGTCGAACGACTCGCTCGCCCGCGACCCGAATTACAATTTGGTCGGCAGCTACAGCCGGCCGAGCCTCGACGGACGCATGCGCACGTCGACCTACACGATGTCGGCGACGACGCACCCGATCAGCGGGCTGACGCTCGTGGCGCGATACCGCTCGTTCGACCTCGGCAATCAGACGCCGGCGTTCTCCATTCCGGCCATGATCGTGAGCGACCGCACCGTCACCCTCGCCGATTCGGAGCGGTTCGAGCCGCACCCGTTCACGAAGGCGAACACCAATCTGAGCTCGACGTATCTCGTCGTGCCGGGGTTGGCCCTGTCCGCCGGATTCGGCCTGGAAACGTGGGAGCGCGACACTGCCGTGCGGAACATCGCGAAGACCACGGAGCGCATGCCGCGCGCGAGCATCGACTTCACGTCCTTCGATTGGTTCAGCCTTCGGGCGAGCTATCTCTACGGATCGCGACGGGGCAACACGCCGTACACGGAGTCGATCACCGAAATCACCGGCTTCCGCCGCTTCGACGAGGCCGATCGCAATCGAACACGAGTCTCCGTGTCCGGCACCGTGAATCCGATCGATGCCGTCACGATCGGGCTCATGATCGAGGCGGGAACCGACAAATTCCCGAACTCACTCTACGGCGTGCAGCGCGACAACAGCCTGGCCAAGGGGTTGGACATCGATTTCAGCCCGTGGAGCTGGTTCAGCGCGAGCGCCGGCTGGCTACGCGAGGACGTAAAGGACAGCGCCAACTACCGGTATCGCACCGGCGCGGTCGGCTCGGCGACCTACGACAACGCGAGCTACCGGTGGATGAACACGAACAAGGACAAGAACATCACCGTGTACGCGAACGCCACCGCGACGCTCGTTCCCGACAAGCTCGAGCTGCTCGGCAGCTTTTCGCTGATCGACTCGCACTGGCAGATGTTCAACAGGAACCCGGTTCAGCCGACCGGGGGGACGGCCGCGCAAAATCTGGCCGCGATAGCGCAGGACTGGCCCGAGGTAAGCCAACAGTTGCAGCCACTCTCGCTCGGCCTCCGGTTCCGATACTCGCAGGATTGGGCCGTGACGTTCCGCGTTCAGGCCGAGCGCTACAAACAAGACGACTTCCGCACCCTCGCGCCGGAGTTCACGACGACTGGCTTGAGCAACGGCGTGCCGCTGGCGGTGCCGTGGGGACCGGGGGACCTCCCGGGCACGATCGGCCAAGTCGCCGGCTCCGCGAACGGCCAGTACCACTTTCTCGGCAACAACTATCACCCGTACACGGCGAGCCTGGTGACTCTGCTCATCAGCTATCACCCGTCGCTGATGCCGTTCGTGAAGCCGAGATCGACCTTCTGATCGAGACGCCGCCATCGGCGCGTCAGCCTTTCCCGGACTGCCGACGCTGAAGCAATCACAGCTTCACGTGCGCGCTGGAACTCGCCGCGTCGGTCGCGGATTACCCGATTGACGTCACGGTCCGCGGAAACATACTGGCATCGTGCGCGGTTGTTGCCCCGTCCCAGTCATCGAGCGCGAGCAACAATCGGCCTTTCTTCATCGCTCGACGAGAGGGATTCAGTCATGCGCAAATCGTCACGAACCGCGCCCTTCATCGTGCTGTCGGCGGTTTTCTTCGTCGTCGCTTGCGGCGGCAGCAACGATGCGACCACTCCCACCGGCCCCGTCACGCAGCCCAGCAGCGTCGCCTCCGCCATCACGGCCGGCACGTGGGCCGTTGGCACGCTGACCCAGAACACCGAAGACAAGGCCAATCAGTTCTCAGGCTATACGTTCACCTTCTCCCGCACGGGCGACGCCGAGGCGGGCTCCGTCACCGCGACCAAGGGGGGGAACACCATCACCGGCACCTGGAGCCACGCCGCCGCCGTCACGTACTACGGAAGCACCTCCACTGAATCGATGGTGCTGAGCCTCGGCGCGTCATCGCCGTTCGCCATGTTGACGAAAACCTGGAACGTGGTGTCGAACACGACCAGCACGCTCACCCTCGTGAGTCCGGAGGTGGCGGAGAACATGCACCTCGTGTTCATCAAGCAGTAGTCGCCGTCAGCGCACGACCAGGTCGCCTCTGAGTCGGATGTCGCGCGACGACGCACCGATCAGAACGCGGAATGTGCCCGGCTCGACCAGCCAGTGGAGATCGCGGTCGAGCATCTGTAGCTGCTCGCGGCCCACGGTGAACGCGATGTCCTGCCCTGCACCCGGAGCGAGGTGCAAGCGTCGGAAACCGCCGAGCTGCATGACCGGACGAGCGACCGAGGCGAGCAGGTCGCGGACGTAGAGCTGCACGACCTCGTCGCCGGCGCGTGTGCCTGTGTTCTTGACGCGGCACCGGACGATCGTCGAACCGTTGGCCGCGATCTCGGGCGATTCGATCGAGAGGTTGGAGTACTCGAACGTCGTGTAGCTCAATCCGTAGCCGAAGGGAAAGAGCGGTTGTCCGGTGAGATCGAGATAGTCGTCGCCGCGGCCGGTCGGCTTGTGGTTGTAGTAGAGAGGCAGTTGCCCCTCGAACATCGGCCACGTCGTCGGCAGACGGCCGGCCGGGTTGTAGTTGCCGAACAGCACGTCGGCGACGGCGCGGCCGCCGAACTCGCCGGAATACCACGCGTCGACCACCGCCGGTACGCGGTCGAGCCAGCGGCTCATCGTGATCGCGCCACCACCGACGAGGACGACGATCGTCGGCCGGCCGGTCGAGGCGACTCGCTCGATGAGCTGTTCTTGATGACCGGGCAGCGAAAGCAGCGCGCGATCGCGGAATTCTCCCTCTTCGATTCCCGCGACCACCACCGCCACTTGCGACCGGCGGGCGACCAAAACGGCTGAATCGATCTTCCCGCGCCAGTCGTCCACGACCCCGGCATCCCACACGAGCTTCACCCGCGCGTTGCCGGTGCTCTCGAAATACTCGAGCCGGATGTCGTGCGAGCTCCCCGGCGCGAGCTTCACGCTCGCCAATCGCGATCCGTACGAACGCTTCTCCCAGTCGTCGATCAGCAGCTTGCCGTCGAGATAGAGACGGTAGCCGTCGTTCGCCTCCACACCGATGCGTCGTACGCCGCCCGTGGGAACGGTGATGCGCCCAGTCCAGCGCACCGAATACCAATCGAACGGAATGCCGCGCCCGGGCGAATTGAGCGTCCACCCGAAATCGACCCGCGCGTCGGTCCGAGCGAGTCGCGGGCGTCCGTCGAGATGATTGTTGTCGAAGTACTCGCCGTACAGTCCGCGTGCGGCGCGACCGCTGTCGGTGGACGACAATGCCTCGGGCGGCACGACGACGTACTCACGCGCAAATCGCCCGGGCCCCGGTGCGTAGCGCACGACACCGTCGGGAATGCGCTCTCGGAGTGCCGCCGTGATCCCGTCGAGGATCGAGATCTTGGCGTTCCCCGGACCGCTGTACCCGCCGAGCCGCGCCTCGACCGCGTCCGTGCCGATCACGGCGATCGATCGAATCGACTTCGCGAGCGGAAGCGAGCCGCCGTCGTTCTTCAACAGCACGATCGATGCATGCGCCGCGTCGAGGGCGAGGGCGCGATGGGCCGCGCTGCCGTTCACGAGCTTCGCGCTGTCCGCGTCGACGTACGGATGCTCGAACAGGCCGAGCTCGAACTTCGCGCGCAGCACGCGCGCCACCGCGGTGTCGATCACCGAGTCGGGGATGAGCCCGCGCTTGAACGCGTCGAGGTACGGCCGGTGCTGGGGCCACGAGCTCTGGAAGATCACGTCGAGCCCAGCGTTCAGCGCGTCGCTCGTCGCGGTGGCGGTGCTCGCCTCGGTGTGGTGCAACACCGTCGCGCCGCCCGTCGCCGCGGCATCCGAGATGACGAACCCTTGAAAGCCCCAATCGCGGCGCAGCTTGTCCGTCAGCAGCCCGCGATTCTGCGTCGCCGGCGATCCGTTCACCGAGTTGTACGCGCTCATCACCGACCGCGCGTGTCCCTCGAGAATCGCGGCGCGAAAAGGCGGGTAATACATCTCGTCGAGCAGCCGCGCGTCCAAGTCGATCGGGTAGCTGTCGCGTCCGCCGTCGCCGAAGTTCGCCACGAAGTGCTTGGGCGTCGCGACGACACCGGCCTTCTCGAACGCGCTCACGAACGACACGGCCATCCGCGAAGAGAGCAGGGGATCCTCGCCGTACGTCTCCTCGACGCGCCCCCATCGCGGATCGTTTCCGATGTTCACGACCGGCGACAGCACCTGCCGGATTCCTCTGCTCCGCGTTTCGTCGGCGATCGCCGCCGCGACGCGCGACATGAGCGAGGTGTCCCACGTCGCCGCCATTCCGATCGCAGCCGGAAAGGCCGTGGCGCCGGGGCGCACGAGTCCGTGCACCGCTTCCTCGAACGGGATGATCGGAATGCCGAGCCGAGTCCGCTCGACGAAGTAGCGCTGGATGTCGTTGATGCGCTTGGCGTGGGCGCGGGCGGGGTCGGTCGTGTCGCGCGCCGGCGAGATCTGGAGACCGAACACGCCGCGCGAGTAGTCGTTGGCGGGATCGTCGAGGTCGCCGGGAATCATGAACAGCTGCCAGAACTTTTCCTCGAGCGTCATCCGCCCGAGCAGATCGCGCACCCGTTCGGCGACCGGCCTCGACGGGTCGCGATAGGACGCTCCTTCAGTCGATTGCGCAAAGGCCGCGCTCGCCGTCGCGAGCAGCGCAAACGCGATTGGACCGACTAACTTACGAGATATATGGGTGCCCAACGCGCCCATTGGCCACATCCATAAGGAGTCGCTTGTGACACTCGGCGTGGGACTGCTCCCGATCGTCCCGATTCTTCTCCTCCCCTTCATCCTCATCATCTTCGTCATCGTCTTTCCACTCTGGATCGTCGCGCTCGGCGTCGTGGGACTGATCCTGCTCATCGTCGTCGGCGCGGACAGCGTCGCGCGCGCGATGAACGTTCACTCACTCGAGCCCGCAGCGCGAGGAATGCGCGTCGCTTTCCGGTGGGTGCTCACTTTCGGGGGCCTTGCCCGATCGCAGGCTGAACGCGAAGCCGAAGCGGCTCCGATCACTC
Proteins encoded in this window:
- a CDS encoding MtrB/PioB family outer membrane beta-barrel protein; translated protein: PGSGTFSAAAELGPRSYTTRPDSLSLGKFQEYRDLKGNDRSSVLLEQLFVKYSPADSFAVYSLSARKLFDRDQSAWLLAKKPGDYDFQLRWDRIPHTYSTTARSPGNELGTPGFNTLPAVRPDSNAWRNAPYIGPIRNQVDPIKASLALTPNKYLDFKADFTHISKNGGLPRSISFSGSSGPQREYVSPIDQQINDARISQAFTSGDRSPDGPLSFIKSYQVNASYAYSRFDNAIRSTMVDNPQISVNSFANGTATARVSLEPSNFAQTASANGSMLLPLRTYVMGAVTTSWARQNDRFFPQTSNDSLARDPNYNLVGSYSRPSLDGRMRTSTYTMSATTHPISGLTLVARYRSFDLGNQTPAFSIPAMIVSDRTVTLADSERFEPHPFTKANTNLSSTYLVVPGLALSAGFGLETWERDTAVRNIAKTTERMPRASIDFTSFDWFSLRASYLYGSRRGNTPYTESITEITGFRRFDEADRNRTRVSVSGTVNPIDAVTIGLMIEAGTDKFPNSLYGVQRDNSLAKGLDIDFSPWSWFSASAGWLREDVKDSANYRYRTGAVGSATYDNASYRWMNTNKDKNITVYANATATLVPDKLELLGSFSLIDSHWQMFNRNPVQPTGGTAAQNLAAIAQDWPEVSQQLQPLSLGLRFRYSQDWAVTFRVQAERYKQDDFRTLAPEFTTTGLSNGVPLAVPWGPGDLPGTIGQVAGSANGQYHFLGNNYHPYTASLVTLLISYHPSLMPFVKPRSTF
- a CDS encoding glycoside hydrolase family 3 N-terminal domain-containing protein, whose product is MGALGTHISRKLVGPIAFALLATASAAFAQSTEGASYRDPSRPVAERVRDLLGRMTLEEKFWQLFMIPGDLDDPANDYSRGVFGLQISPARDTTDPARAHAKRINDIQRYFVERTRLGIPIIPFEEAVHGLVRPGATAFPAAIGMAATWDTSLMSRVAAAIADETRSRGIRQVLSPVVNIGNDPRWGRVEETYGEDPLLSSRMAVSFVSAFEKAGVVATPKHFVANFGDGGRDSYPIDLDARLLDEMYYPPFRAAILEGHARSVMSAYNSVNGSPATQNRGLLTDKLRRDWGFQGFVISDAAATGGATVLHHTEASTATATSDALNAGLDVIFQSSWPQHRPYLDAFKRGLIPDSVIDTAVARVLRAKFELGLFEHPYVDADSAKLVNGSAAHRALALDAAHASIVLLKNDGGSLPLAKSIRSIAVIGTDAVEARLGGYSGPGNAKISILDGITAALRERIPDGVVRYAPGPGRFAREYVVVPPEALSSTDSGRAARGLYGEYFDNNHLDGRPRLARTDARVDFGWTLNSPGRGIPFDWYSVRWTGRITVPTGGVRRIGVEANDGYRLYLDGKLLIDDWEKRSYGSRLASVKLAPGSSHDIRLEYFESTGNARVKLVWDAGVVDDWRGKIDSAVLVARRSQVAVVVAGIEEGEFRDRALLSLPGHQEQLIERVASTGRPTIVVLVGGGAITMSRWLDRVPAVVDAWYSGEFGGRAVADVLFGNYNPAGRLPTTWPMFEGQLPLYYNHKPTGRGDDYLDLTGQPLFPFGYGLSYTTFEYSNLSIESPEIAANGSTIVRCRVKNTGTRAGDEVVQLYVRDLLASVARPVMQLGGFRRLHLAPGAGQDIAFTVGREQLQMLDRDLHWLVEPGTFRVLIGASSRDIRLRGDLVVR